The genomic window GAAGGCGCCGAGCTCGTCGGCGGTGGGCAGCTCGCCGTACAGCAGCAGCCAGGCGACCTCGAGGTAGGTGCTGTTCTGCGCCAGCTGCTCGATCGGGTATCCGCGATAGCGGAGGATCCCCTCGTCACCGTCGATGTAGGTGATCGCCGACTTGGTGGCGGCGGTGTTCACGAACCCGTAGTCGAGGGTCGTGTGCCCGGTCTGCTTGGTGAAGGTCGACAGGTCGACGCTCGAGGTCCCGTCCGTGCCGCGCAGGATGGGCAGTTCGGCGGTGCGCTCCCCGATCGTGACCGTGGCTACGGGCTGGGGGGCTTCTGGCTGCTGGGTGCTCGCGTCGCTCACGAAGCCTCCTTGCGGTCGGGGTCGTCGGTGAATACAGCCTAACGGGCCGTGGGGCCTACTCCGCTCCCCGCCAAAGGATGGCGGGAACGGGTGGAGGAATGCTACGGGGGCGTCAGCCGCCGCGCGGCCTCGGCGATGCGCTCGTCGGTCGCGGTGAGGGAGAAGCGCACATGCTGCGGGAAGTGCGGGCCGTAGAAGTGGCCCGGGCCTGCCAGGATGCCACGCTCGGCGAGCCGGCCGAGACTCTCCCATGCATCGCGACCCTCCGTGGCCCAGAGGTACAGTCCCCCCTCGCTGCGGTCGATGCGGAACCCGGCGGCCTCGACCGCGGGCTTGAGCATCTCTCGCCGGCGGCGGTAGCGCGCCTTCTGTGCAGCGACGTGCGCGTCATCGGCGAGGGCCGCCGCGGCGGCGGCCTGCACGGGGGCGGGGAGCATGAGGCCGAGGTGCTTGCGGGCGGTCAGCAGGCGCGCCACAAGGGCGGGGTCGCCGGCGAGGAAGGCCGCCCGGTACCCCGCGAGGTTCGACTGCTTGCTGAGGGAGTACACCGACAGCACGCCCGTCGGATCTCCCCCGGTGACGCGCGGATCGAGGAGGCTGGGGACCGGCTCTTCGGCCCACCGCCCTTCCCAGCCGAGCTCGGCGTAGCACTCGTCACCGGCGATGACGGCGCTGAGCTCGCGTGCCCGCGCGACGGCGCGGCCGAGCTCTTCGTGGTCGAGCACGCGACCGTCGGGGTTGCCGGGAGAGTTCAGCCACACCAGGCGCGTGCCCACCGGCCATTCGGCGGGGTCGTCGGCCGCGAGCGGGGTCGCGCCCACCAGCCGGGCTCCCACCTCGTAGGTCGGGTAGGCCGCGCGCGGATGCACGACGACGTCGCCGGGTCCGATGTCGAGCAGCAGCGGCAGCAGCGCCACCAGCTCCTTCGAGCCGACGGTGGGCAGCACGTGATCGGGCGTCAGCCCGGGCACGCCGCGCCGGCGCCGGAACCAGTCCGCGATGGCTTCGCGGAGGAACGGCGCGCCGGCTGTCTGCGGGTAAGCATGGGCGTCGGTGGCGGCGGTCAGGGCCGCCGCGACGACCTCGGGCGTGGGGTCCACCGGAGAGCCGATCGAGAGATCGACGATGCCGCCCGGATGGGATCGAGCCGTCGCGGCATAGGGCGCAACGGCATCCCAGGGGTAATCGGCGAGGTCGCTGACCCCCACGTCAGGCCTGCGGCGGAAGGGCGGCGATGACGGGGTGGTCGTGCTTGATGACCCCCGTCTTCGCGGCTCCGCCGGGCGAGCCGATGTCCTGGAAGAACTCGACGTTCGCGGTGTAGTAGTCCGCCCACTCGGCGGGGAGGTCGTCTTCGTAGTAGATCGCCTCGACGGGGCAGACCGGCTCGCAGGCGCCGCAGTCCACGCACTCATCGGGGTGGATGTACAGCGACCTCTCACCCTCGTAGATGCAGTCGACAGGGCACTCGTCGATGCAGGCGCGATCCTTGACATCGACGCACGGGAGAGCGATCACATACGTCACTCCCCCAGTCTAGGCGACCTCTCCCGATCCGGCAGGCGTGACAGGTCGGGCCAGGCGACGACGACAGCGACGACGAGGGGCACCGCGATCGTCCAGACGACACCGGCCGAGAGCATTCCGTCCGTGGGTGCGGGCACTATGACCGAGCCGCCGGGGCCCGCGCCCGAGAACAGCAGGGTCGCCACCATCGCGCCGATCCCGGCGGCCAGGGCCACCCACCGGTCCGCGGTCAGCAGCCGCACGGCCAGCAGCAGCGCCGACACACCGACGATCGACAGCACGAGGCCGAGCGGGAACCACCCGAGGGCATAGGAATGGGCCACGGTTCCGGCGACCCCGTAGACGAAGCCCACGACGACGGCGATGA from Microbacterium sp. zg-Y625 includes these protein-coding regions:
- the dapC gene encoding succinyldiaminopimelate transaminase; the encoded protein is MGVSDLADYPWDAVAPYAATARSHPGGIVDLSIGSPVDPTPEVVAAALTAATDAHAYPQTAGAPFLREAIADWFRRRRGVPGLTPDHVLPTVGSKELVALLPLLLDIGPGDVVVHPRAAYPTYEVGARLVGATPLAADDPAEWPVGTRLVWLNSPGNPDGRVLDHEELGRAVARARELSAVIAGDECYAELGWEGRWAEEPVPSLLDPRVTGGDPTGVLSVYSLSKQSNLAGYRAAFLAGDPALVARLLTARKHLGLMLPAPVQAAAAAALADDAHVAAQKARYRRRREMLKPAVEAAGFRIDRSEGGLYLWATEGRDAWESLGRLAERGILAGPGHFYGPHFPQHVRFSLTATDERIAEAARRLTPP
- the fdxA gene encoding ferredoxin, producing the protein MTYVIALPCVDVKDRACIDECPVDCIYEGERSLYIHPDECVDCGACEPVCPVEAIYYEDDLPAEWADYYTANVEFFQDIGSPGGAAKTGVIKHDHPVIAALPPQA
- a CDS encoding DUF6113 family protein; translated protein: MGSIRARVLTWIIAVVVGFVYGVAGTVAHSYALGWFPLGLVLSIVGVSALLLAVRLLTADRWVALAAGIGAMVATLLFSGAGPGGSVIVPAPTDGMLSAGVVWTIAVPLVVAVVVAWPDLSRLPDRERSPRLGE